In Microvenator marinus, one genomic interval encodes:
- a CDS encoding tetratricopeptide repeat protein, translating to MKLVQRLMVWIPLALILVAGSACTSMDRAESISEMNKGLEALNGGQTLEAVKLLKEAARIDSTYADPPYFLGQIYHRKLNETDNAETFYRDAFSRDGENPQIAYQLGALLQETGKDQDAMQFLKTATDLKPDFAKAWFRYGLSLENQEMYTEAIDAYMKSIQANARMKMDSDSKGGEAYHALGDLYNRYGFYDHAVKVYENGMENNPDVARLHLGLGVAQLQLKRYPDSETNFKRALELDASLTTAVFNLAVAHMAQGKTEEAMSGFDMFAQRADQSKDAARIIAAQGFIMQMREEQEKE from the coding sequence GTGAAATTAGTGCAGCGCTTAATGGTTTGGATTCCTCTGGCTTTGATATTGGTCGCCGGTTCGGCCTGTACGAGCATGGATCGAGCGGAATCAATCTCCGAGATGAATAAAGGGCTTGAGGCTCTCAACGGTGGTCAAACGCTGGAAGCAGTGAAGTTGCTCAAAGAGGCCGCAAGAATTGACAGCACGTATGCAGACCCACCTTACTTTCTAGGGCAGATTTATCACCGAAAACTCAACGAGACCGATAATGCTGAGACTTTCTATCGCGACGCCTTTTCGCGAGATGGTGAGAATCCTCAGATTGCCTATCAGTTAGGGGCGCTGCTGCAGGAGACGGGCAAAGATCAGGATGCCATGCAATTTCTCAAGACCGCTACTGATCTGAAGCCCGACTTTGCGAAGGCATGGTTTCGATACGGACTCTCGCTCGAGAATCAGGAAATGTATACTGAGGCCATTGATGCCTACATGAAGTCAATCCAGGCGAACGCTCGTATGAAGATGGATAGTGATAGTAAAGGCGGGGAGGCGTATCATGCACTTGGAGACCTCTACAATCGTTATGGTTTCTACGACCACGCCGTCAAGGTCTACGAGAACGGCATGGAGAACAACCCGGACGTCGCCCGTCTCCACCTGGGACTTGGCGTGGCACAACTACAGCTAAAGCGCTATCCGGACTCGGAAACCAACTTTAAACGTGCCCTGGAGCTCGACGCCAGTTTGACGACTGCTGTGTTCAACCTCGCGGTGGCGCATATGGCGCAAGGGAAGACAGAGGAAGCGATGTCTGGCTTCGACATGTTTGCCCAGCGCGCCGACCAATCGAAAGACGCGGCGAGGATCATCGCTGCACAGGGCTTCATCATGCAAATGCGTGAGGAGCAAGAGAAAGAGTGA